From the genome of Anaerolineae bacterium, one region includes:
- a CDS encoding GNAT family N-acetyltransferase → MLKVAIIHNLVTNDSTLDEGDVIIQAQAVADALIELGHQPVSVMCDLDLKQLKKRLGEIQPDVVFNLVESLDGYGNLIHLVPCLLYSMGIPYTGSPSESIFLSSHKLMAKERMQTVNLPTPAWIGPYPQDVSSWFRDDFPPEKKEKTTWIIKSVWEHGSIGLDNQAIFDEKTDNKSVKEYLHERALQLEDMCFAEQYIEGREFNISLLSGPGGPEVLPHAEILFDGYDDNSRFRIVDYAAKWDDKSYEYHHTPRCFDFPAMDKPLLTELSTIAIQCWQVFGLEGYARVDFRVDDNKMPWILEVNTNPCLSSDAGFAAAAEYAGLSFVDVVKRILDNAISRKSPGSLRCLLDREKHIIEPQKRAHSPLLAAGLKLSDPKIVFRYNPLQKDIEDVRQLISATGFFNPAEVDVAVELVAERLTKGEKSDYHFVFIEQDNRLIGYSCFGLIPCTVSSHDIYWIAIHPDFKRKGLGRMVLNETERLIYESGGTHIYIDTSQQSHYSGTRSFYEQCGYNVASILKDFYALGDGKVIYSKTIADKRALL, encoded by the coding sequence ATGCTTAAAGTAGCAATTATACACAATCTGGTAACAAACGATAGTACACTTGATGAAGGTGATGTAATTATTCAAGCTCAAGCCGTTGCCGATGCATTAATTGAGCTGGGTCATCAGCCTGTTTCTGTTATGTGCGATTTAGACTTAAAGCAGCTCAAGAAAAGACTTGGTGAAATTCAACCCGATGTGGTTTTCAACCTGGTAGAGTCATTGGACGGATATGGAAATCTGATCCATTTGGTTCCATGTTTGCTTTATTCTATGGGAATTCCTTATACAGGTTCGCCATCTGAATCAATATTTTTAAGTTCACATAAGTTAATGGCTAAAGAACGAATGCAGACGGTAAATTTGCCGACACCTGCCTGGATTGGTCCTTATCCACAAGATGTTTCATCATGGTTTAGGGATGACTTTCCCCCTGAAAAAAAGGAAAAAACTACCTGGATTATTAAATCAGTTTGGGAACACGGTTCTATTGGATTAGACAACCAGGCAATATTTGACGAGAAAACTGACAATAAGAGTGTAAAAGAATATTTGCATGAACGAGCCTTACAATTAGAGGATATGTGTTTTGCCGAGCAATATATTGAAGGCAGAGAATTTAATATTTCGCTTTTGTCCGGGCCGGGAGGTCCTGAAGTCCTGCCACATGCTGAAATTTTGTTTGATGGATATGATGATAATAGCAGGTTTCGGATTGTAGATTATGCCGCCAAATGGGATGATAAATCTTATGAATATCATCATACACCCAGATGCTTTGATTTTCCTGCCATGGACAAACCTTTGTTAACAGAACTTTCAACAATAGCAATTCAGTGTTGGCAAGTTTTTGGGCTGGAAGGATATGCACGCGTTGACTTCCGGGTTGATGATAATAAAATGCCCTGGATACTCGAGGTTAATACAAATCCCTGCCTTTCTTCAGACGCAGGCTTTGCTGCCGCAGCGGAATATGCAGGCCTGTCTTTTGTAGATGTGGTAAAGCGAATTCTCGATAATGCAATCAGCAGAAAATCACCTGGCAGCCTCAGGTGTTTATTAGACAGGGAAAAACATATCATTGAACCGCAAAAACGAGCACATTCGCCGCTGCTTGCGGCGGGGTTAAAGTTATCTGATCCAAAAATAGTTTTTCGTTACAACCCTCTTCAAAAGGATATTGAAGATGTGCGACAATTAATTAGCGCAACCGGTTTCTTCAACCCTGCAGAAGTAGATGTGGCTGTTGAACTTGTTGCGGAACGATTAACAAAAGGTGAAAAAAGTGATTATCATTTTGTTTTTATAGAACAGGATAATCGATTGATCGGCTATTCCTGTTTCGGCCTGATCCCCTGCACTGTTTCCAGTCATGATATTTACTGGATTGCTATTCATCCGGATTTTAAAAGAAAGGGATTAGGGCGAATGGTATTAAATGAAACCGAACGTTTAATTTATGAATCCGGTGGAACACATATTTATATCGATACATCTCAGCAGTCACATTATTCTGGTACTCGTTCTTTTTATGAACAATGTGGTTATAATGTGGCATCAATACTTAAAGACTTTTATGCATTAGGGGACGGAAAGGTTATTTACAGTAAGACTATTGCTGACAAAAGAGCCCTTTTGTAA
- a CDS encoding KpsF/GutQ family sugar-phosphate isomerase gives MIIQEAIDVLKIEAAGILELTKRIDDNFSKMVEIICDSSGRLVVSGIGKSGIVGRKIVATLNSTGTRSVFLHPVEAMHGDLGIVGRDDVFLALSNSGKTDELNMLIPSIRRIGCKIVAFTGDKNSPLAKQSDIVIDVGVEREACPLGLAPTASTTALLAMGDALAVVLINKKHFNSSDFKKVHPGGMLGGRLTGKVKDIMLTGKAIPYVFAGSSMEDAINKIERLELGVTFVLKPDFTLAGIITDGDIRRCIVKKKPIYELKVEDVMTKNPRTITLDSPAYDALNMMELYQITVLPITDSFGKVQGILHLHDILGKGEFKFNGR, from the coding sequence ATGATTATACAGGAAGCCATTGATGTCCTTAAAATAGAGGCGGCAGGGATACTTGAATTAACAAAGCGTATTGATGATAATTTCTCCAAAATGGTTGAAATTATATGCGATTCCAGCGGACGCCTTGTAGTTTCAGGTATCGGAAAATCAGGGATAGTAGGGCGAAAGATAGTAGCGACCTTAAACAGCACAGGAACAAGATCTGTGTTTTTGCATCCTGTTGAAGCCATGCATGGAGACCTGGGTATTGTGGGTCGTGATGATGTGTTTCTCGCCCTTTCAAACAGCGGTAAAACCGATGAACTTAATATGCTGATACCAAGCATCCGCAGGATAGGGTGTAAAATTGTAGCCTTTACAGGTGATAAAAATTCCCCGCTGGCAAAACAAAGCGATATTGTGATCGATGTCGGCGTGGAAAGGGAGGCATGCCCTTTAGGCCTTGCCCCTACTGCAAGCACAACCGCTCTGCTCGCCATGGGAGACGCTCTTGCCGTGGTATTAATTAATAAAAAGCATTTTAACTCAAGCGATTTTAAAAAGGTTCATCCCGGAGGCATGTTGGGCGGGCGCCTGACCGGCAAAGTTAAAGATATTATGTTAACAGGCAAAGCCATACCTTATGTTTTTGCCGGCTCATCCATGGAGGATGCTATTAACAAAATTGAGCGTCTTGAACTGGGAGTTACTTTTGTTTTAAAACCGGATTTCACACTTGCCGGCATAATAACCGATGGCGATATAAGGCGTTGTATTGTTAAGAAAAAGCCTATTTATGAATTAAAGGTCGAAGATGTCATGACAAAAAATCCGCGAACTATAACTTTGGATTCTCCGGCCTATGATGCTCTGAATATGATGGAGCTCTACCAGATTACAGTCCTTCCGATAACAGACTCTTTTGGTAAGGTTCAGGGGATTTTACATCTTCACGACATATTGGGCAAAGGTGAATTTAAGTTTAATGGAAGGTAA
- a CDS encoding ATP-dependent 6-phosphofructokinase, which yields MNYNNMDTKIPTLGKSKITSPIQQTDRGSYDQNFISDNDRVLIDVNLSNVTKMIKDGKKLSAFELAGPRKKIYFDPSKLRCALVACGGLCPGLNGIIRSIVLELYYGYGVRNIYGIKYGLQGFISGYGHDILALTPETVEKIIRKGGSFLGSSRGPQDINEIVDCMERMNIGALFMIGGDGTLLAASKINDALKKRGLKISIIGIPKTIDNDIYMVSRSFGFDTAVDIATQAIRAAHNEAEGYPNGIGLIKLMGRHSGFIAATAALAQQDVNFVLIPEVDIDLKGPGGFLATLEKRLEIRSHAVIVVAEGAGQNLFTTGKNKKRMYDESGNIRLHDIGLFLRDAIATYFKEKNISITLKYIDPSYIIRSLPANSNDHVFCSFLGRDAVHAAMTGRTNMLIGHWNDHFVHIPISLSAGKRKQVDPHGKLWLNVLEATGQGSLKNN from the coding sequence ATGAACTATAATAATATGGACACAAAAATACCGACTCTGGGAAAGTCAAAAATAACCTCTCCGATCCAGCAAACAGACAGAGGCTCATACGACCAGAACTTTATTTCCGATAACGACAGGGTATTAATCGACGTAAATTTATCTAATGTCACAAAGATGATTAAGGACGGCAAAAAGCTTTCCGCCTTTGAACTGGCCGGTCCCAGAAAAAAAATATACTTTGATCCGAGTAAGCTGCGGTGCGCACTTGTAGCTTGCGGCGGACTTTGTCCCGGTCTTAACGGAATAATTCGATCAATAGTTCTGGAGCTTTATTATGGATATGGAGTCCGGAATATCTATGGTATTAAGTATGGACTGCAAGGCTTTATCTCAGGATATGGCCATGATATCTTAGCCCTTACGCCTGAAACGGTTGAGAAAATTATTAGAAAGGGAGGATCCTTTCTTGGATCTTCCAGGGGCCCCCAGGATATTAATGAGATCGTCGATTGCATGGAACGGATGAATATCGGGGCGCTTTTTATGATCGGTGGCGACGGGACACTGCTGGCTGCATCAAAAATAAATGATGCCTTAAAAAAAAGAGGCCTTAAAATCAGCATCATAGGGATACCAAAGACCATTGACAATGATATTTATATGGTATCAAGGTCTTTTGGCTTTGATACCGCGGTTGACATTGCTACCCAGGCGATCAGGGCTGCGCATAATGAAGCAGAGGGATATCCCAACGGCATCGGTCTTATAAAACTGATGGGCAGGCATTCCGGCTTTATTGCGGCAACAGCCGCATTGGCACAGCAGGATGTGAATTTTGTTCTTATACCGGAGGTGGATATCGACCTTAAAGGGCCCGGCGGCTTTCTTGCAACCCTTGAAAAACGCCTTGAAATCAGAAGCCATGCGGTAATAGTCGTGGCGGAAGGGGCAGGCCAGAACCTGTTCACAACCGGTAAAAACAAAAAAAGGATGTACGATGAATCGGGAAATATCAGGCTGCATGATATCGGTCTGTTTCTAAGGGATGCAATCGCAACCTATTTCAAAGAAAAAAATATTTCCATAACCCTTAAATATATCGATCCCAGCTATATAATCAGGAGTCTGCCGGCCAATTCCAACGATCATGTGTTTTGTAGTTTTTTAGGACGTGATGCTGTCCATGCAGCCATGACCGGCAGGACAAATATGCTTATCGGCCACTGGAACGATCATTTTGTGCATATCCCCATCAGCCTGTCGGCAGGAAAGCGAAAACAGGTTGATCCTCACGGAAAGCTTTGGCTCAATGTTCTTGAAGCAACAGGGCAGGGCTCATTGAAGAATAATTAA
- a CDS encoding 3-deoxy-D-manno-octulosonic acid transferase: MNIAYTAYKFLSTSLFLLLFPPFWFYSRITGRYSQSISQRIGLYPDRLVRTISGSPRIWIHAVSVGEVSSAIAIIKSLKALMPDCAVILSTTTEHGQAFAKNKLSAHEHRPLATCIYAPVDFILSARKALSILKPDVLVCLETEIWPNWLVEAQRLGIKTALVNGRISVRTIKGYLKIRPLMKAILNLVDAFSMINKADAHRIEMIGAPGKRIEINGNAKYDLLLNQTDAKIKAKMESIYNIKGDKPVFVAGSTRRSEEKIILDVYGRIIKSFPETLLILAPRHVERVHHIKKLVKNQGFACQLKSDLDEQNCLRTAPIVIVDTIGELMNTYSIASIVFCGGSLVPLGGQNILEAAVWGKPVFYGPSMEDFLDAKDLLDKTGGGIQVKDGQELTEKAIYYLANPDKAVAVGKLAAQAVMSHKGAADKHADVIYRLLNYSSMSPALLLQEH, from the coding sequence ATGAATATTGCATATACAGCATACAAATTTCTTAGCACATCCCTTTTTCTATTACTTTTCCCGCCTTTCTGGTTTTATTCACGCATAACCGGCAGATATAGCCAAAGCATAAGCCAGCGTATCGGATTATACCCTGATCGGCTTGTTCGGACTATTTCCGGATCGCCGCGAATATGGATACATGCGGTTTCAGTAGGAGAGGTGAGCTCGGCAATAGCCATTATCAAATCACTCAAAGCTTTAATGCCGGATTGTGCTGTTATACTTTCGACCACAACAGAACATGGGCAGGCCTTTGCCAAAAACAAACTGAGCGCCCATGAGCACCGACCACTGGCGACCTGTATTTATGCCCCGGTTGATTTTATTCTATCTGCCCGCAAGGCTTTATCTATCCTGAAACCGGACGTCCTGGTATGTCTTGAAACTGAAATATGGCCGAACTGGCTGGTTGAGGCCCAGAGGCTTGGCATCAAAACAGCCCTTGTTAACGGCAGAATTTCCGTTAGAACAATTAAGGGGTACTTAAAAATCAGGCCGTTAATGAAGGCAATATTAAACCTTGTTGACGCCTTTAGCATGATAAACAAGGCTGATGCTCATCGCATAGAAATGATCGGCGCGCCAGGAAAAAGGATAGAAATAAACGGAAACGCGAAATATGATCTTTTGTTAAACCAGACTGATGCAAAAATTAAAGCAAAAATGGAAAGCATCTATAATATTAAAGGAGACAAACCTGTTTTTGTGGCAGGAAGCACCCGAAGGTCTGAGGAAAAAATCATTCTTGATGTTTATGGGAGAATCATTAAATCTTTCCCTGAAACCCTTTTGATTCTCGCGCCAAGGCATGTTGAAAGGGTGCATCACATAAAAAAGCTGGTTAAAAACCAAGGTTTTGCGTGTCAGCTAAAAAGCGATCTTGATGAACAAAACTGTTTAAGGACAGCTCCCATAGTTATAGTGGACACGATCGGAGAGCTTATGAACACATACAGCATCGCCTCAATAGTATTTTGCGGGGGCAGCCTGGTGCCGCTTGGGGGACAAAACATACTGGAAGCCGCGGTATGGGGTAAACCTGTTTTCTATGGCCCTTCAATGGAGGATTTTCTTGATGCCAAGGATCTTCTCGACAAAACAGGCGGTGGCATTCAGGTAAAGGATGGTCAGGAACTAACTGAAAAAGCGATATACTATCTTGCCAATCCAGACAAAGCAGTTGCTGTCGGCAAATTAGCGGCTCAAGCCGTGATGTCGCATAAAGGAGCCGCCGACAAGCATGCAGATGTAATATATCGGCTGCTTAATTATTCTTCAATGAGCCCTGCCCTGTTGCTTCAAGAACATTGA
- a CDS encoding penicillin-binding protein activator, whose protein sequence is MRPLKNARFCKGLLIILLIATFFFAACAPKQLQPARPVYVGPGDILFAQAEDLFQAKSYEKAIIKYTEYLSVFPKGRLADAALMKTGIIWSGLGNNAKALNYYNRLIADYPKSPFVPDTMVEILVELYNQGKYNEAIKQANDIIESNIAGINIIRTYVLLGDAHLATSSPKDAVNFYILALNKAKGPAKEAIIAKINEAAGPLGTADIISFLNQLEDKAPAGYLMYRLGQDKAEKEKYDDAEKILSQFIERFPRHENASTAQKLVENIKKKAAYSKYTIGCLLPLSGPYESFGRMALKGIELAMNQFCSQGIQPAVKLIIKDTESDANKAAEAVKELFEEHVAAIIGPIFTAESAALVAQDKSIPIITITQKNNIADVGDYVFRNFFTPMMQVHTLVSYVIEKLGLGSFAILYPDDNYGTTFMNLFWDEVTAYGGKVVGVESYNIEHTDFADPIKKLVGLYYEVPEDLKIDEEAGKKDNISKDKEEQEPQAVVDFDAIFIPDAPERAGLIIPQLAFYDVENVYLLGTNLWHCDGLIKMARRYVQNAIMPDIFFAESSLKQVGDFVAVFEQTFKEKPGFIEAVAYDSAMILFQIVSRPDIRYRSSIKNALINLNNFQGATGLTSFDNNGEIKKRLYLLRVKGEKFVELEY, encoded by the coding sequence ATGCGACCTTTAAAAAATGCTCGGTTTTGCAAAGGCCTCCTGATTATACTTCTTATCGCGACCTTTTTCTTTGCGGCATGCGCGCCAAAACAGCTTCAACCCGCCAGGCCTGTGTATGTTGGCCCAGGAGACATCCTGTTTGCACAGGCTGAAGATCTGTTTCAGGCAAAATCGTATGAAAAAGCCATAATCAAGTACACTGAATATCTTTCCGTGTTTCCAAAGGGGCGCCTGGCCGATGCAGCTCTGATGAAAACAGGGATTATCTGGTCTGGTCTTGGCAATAATGCAAAAGCGCTCAATTATTATAATCGTTTAATCGCCGATTATCCGAAAAGTCCTTTTGTTCCTGATACCATGGTCGAAATTCTTGTTGAGCTGTACAACCAGGGCAAATACAATGAGGCAATCAAGCAGGCAAACGATATAATAGAAAGCAATATTGCAGGGATTAATATTATCAGAACATATGTTCTTCTTGGCGATGCTCATCTTGCGACAAGCTCCCCGAAAGATGCCGTTAATTTCTATATCTTAGCGCTTAACAAAGCAAAGGGCCCCGCAAAAGAGGCGATAATTGCAAAAATAAATGAAGCTGCCGGGCCGCTTGGCACAGCCGATATCATATCTTTTTTAAATCAGCTGGAAGATAAAGCACCGGCTGGTTATCTTATGTACCGGTTAGGGCAAGACAAAGCTGAAAAAGAAAAATATGATGATGCTGAAAAGATATTGTCGCAATTTATAGAAAGGTTTCCAAGGCACGAAAACGCATCAACGGCTCAAAAACTGGTAGAGAATATTAAAAAAAAGGCTGCATACAGTAAATACACAATAGGATGTTTGCTCCCGCTAAGCGGTCCTTACGAAAGTTTCGGCCGCATGGCATTAAAAGGCATTGAACTGGCTATGAATCAATTTTGCTCACAGGGCATTCAACCTGCCGTAAAGCTGATTATAAAAGATACGGAGTCCGATGCAAATAAGGCTGCCGAGGCTGTAAAGGAATTATTCGAGGAGCATGTTGCGGCAATTATCGGCCCGATTTTTACAGCGGAATCCGCCGCCCTGGTAGCGCAGGACAAAAGCATTCCGATCATTACCATAACCCAAAAGAATAATATTGCCGATGTTGGAGACTATGTTTTCAGGAATTTCTTCACTCCCATGATGCAGGTTCATACTCTTGTATCTTATGTAATTGAAAAGCTGGGGCTTGGCAGTTTCGCGATCCTTTATCCTGATGATAATTATGGAACAACATTTATGAATCTATTCTGGGATGAAGTTACAGCTTATGGTGGAAAGGTTGTCGGTGTTGAATCATATAATATCGAACATACGGATTTTGCCGATCCCATCAAAAAACTGGTCGGTCTTTATTATGAAGTCCCTGAAGATCTAAAAATAGATGAAGAAGCAGGCAAAAAAGATAATATAAGCAAAGACAAAGAGGAACAAGAACCTCAAGCAGTTGTCGATTTTGATGCTATCTTCATTCCCGATGCGCCGGAACGGGCAGGATTAATTATACCCCAGCTGGCATTTTATGATGTTGAGAATGTGTATCTTTTAGGCACCAATCTGTGGCATTGTGACGGTTTGATTAAAATGGCGCGGCGTTATGTTCAGAACGCAATTATGCCTGATATTTTTTTTGCGGAAAGCTCTTTAAAACAGGTCGGTGATTTTGTGGCTGTTTTTGAACAAACCTTTAAAGAGAAACCGGGATTTATAGAGGCTGTAGCTTATGACTCGGCAATGATATTATTCCAGATTGTAAGCAGGCCTGATATTCGATACAGAAGCTCCATCAAAAACGCATTAATTAATCTTAACAATTTTCAGGGCGCAACAGGCCTTACATCGTTTGATAATAACGGAGAAATCAAAAAAAGGCTGTATCTTCTTCGCGTAAAGGGCGAAAAATTTGTTGAACTCGAATATTGA
- a CDS encoding PilZ domain-containing protein, whose product MQDVFNKNGCVEKRYDPRKMADKYFRVEFSKSGLTHFYTFKLRDISSKGMCILIKEGSDVLKSLKVGDILDMKYYTEEQSSQPNELKTKIKHITKDDQGRFKGHCLVGLSIIE is encoded by the coding sequence ATGCAGGATGTTTTTAACAAAAATGGCTGTGTTGAAAAAAGATATGACCCCAGAAAAATGGCAGATAAATATTTCAGGGTTGAATTCTCAAAGAGCGGGCTAACCCATTTTTACACTTTTAAGCTACGGGATATATCTTCAAAAGGAATGTGTATTCTGATTAAAGAAGGCTCTGATGTTCTGAAATCATTAAAGGTCGGTGATATTCTGGATATGAAATACTATACAGAGGAACAATCGAGCCAGCCTAACGAGCTTAAAACAAAAATAAAACATATCACAAAGGATGATCAGGGAAGATTCAAAGGGCATTGTCTTGTCGGTTTGTCCATAATTGAGTAA
- a CDS encoding DJ-1 family glyoxalase III: MSKKVLVPIADGIEEIEAMCIIDVLRRAGAYVTVASVDKLQVTAAHGVKLVADKLISDCTEIVYDLIALPGGMPGAEHLRDSKELELILKRQQREGGLYAAICASPAVVFQHHGLIGLRKATCYPAFVKQLDNIDAVEDRVVVDDECITSQGPGTALEFAIKLVELLYGRQKAKDVALPMLAI, translated from the coding sequence ATGTCTAAAAAAGTCCTTGTGCCGATAGCAGACGGCATCGAAGAAATTGAAGCAATGTGTATTATTGATGTTTTGAGAAGGGCCGGCGCTTATGTGACTGTTGCATCCGTGGACAAATTACAGGTTACCGCGGCCCATGGAGTAAAACTGGTCGCAGACAAACTTATTTCTGACTGCACGGAGATTGTGTATGACTTAATTGCTTTGCCGGGCGGTATGCCCGGAGCTGAGCACCTGCGTGACTCGAAAGAATTGGAGCTGATTTTAAAACGTCAGCAGCGCGAAGGAGGATTGTATGCGGCCATCTGCGCCTCTCCCGCGGTTGTTTTTCAGCACCATGGATTAATAGGCCTGAGAAAAGCGACCTGTTATCCTGCCTTTGTAAAGCAACTTGATAATATCGATGCAGTTGAAGACAGGGTAGTTGTTGATGATGAATGTATTACAAGTCAGGGGCCGGGCACGGCTCTGGAATTTGCAATAAAATTGGTAGAGCTGCTTTACGGCAGGCAAAAAGCAAAAGATGTAGCCTTGCCTATGCTGGCCATATAG